A genomic window from Methylorubrum extorquens includes:
- a CDS encoding AAA family ATPase, with product MAQGAGSASTTSLDDGIVATAETCLAAIEQAREAIHGVIFGQEKIVDLALVTILAGGHGLLVGLPGLAKTKLVETLGTVLGLDARRVQFTPDLMPSDILGTEILDEDAERRRSFRFVKGPVFTQLLMADEINRASPRTQSALLQAMQEHFVSVAGERHDLPRPFHVLATQNPIEQEGTYPLPEAQLDRFLLEIDVGYPDRAAERRILIETTGVEDARAKTVMTTEQLLTAQRLVRRLPVGDAVVDAILDLVRSARPEGGDPAVGKKLLWGPGPRASQALTLAVRARALIEGRVAPSVADVKALAEPVLKHRMAVTFAARADGETVTGLIGQLAAKL from the coding sequence ATGGCACAGGGCGCCGGATCGGCCAGCACGACGAGCCTCGACGACGGGATCGTCGCCACCGCCGAGACCTGCCTCGCGGCGATCGAGCAGGCGCGGGAGGCGATCCACGGGGTCATCTTCGGGCAGGAGAAGATCGTCGATCTGGCGCTGGTCACGATCCTCGCCGGCGGCCACGGTCTCCTCGTCGGCCTGCCGGGTCTGGCCAAGACCAAGCTGGTCGAGACGCTGGGCACCGTGCTCGGGCTGGATGCCCGCCGCGTGCAGTTCACGCCGGACCTGATGCCCTCCGACATCCTCGGTACCGAAATCCTCGACGAGGATGCCGAGCGCCGCCGCTCCTTCCGCTTCGTGAAGGGGCCGGTCTTCACCCAGCTCCTGATGGCCGACGAGATCAACCGCGCCAGCCCGCGCACGCAATCGGCCCTGCTCCAGGCGATGCAGGAGCATTTCGTCTCGGTGGCGGGCGAGCGCCACGACCTGCCGCGCCCCTTCCACGTTCTGGCGACGCAGAACCCGATCGAGCAGGAGGGCACCTACCCGCTGCCCGAGGCGCAGCTCGACCGCTTCCTGCTGGAGATCGATGTCGGCTACCCCGACCGCGCCGCCGAACGCCGTATCCTGATCGAGACCACCGGCGTCGAGGACGCGCGGGCCAAGACCGTGATGACCACCGAGCAGTTGCTCACGGCGCAACGCCTCGTGCGGCGCCTGCCGGTGGGGGACGCCGTGGTCGATGCCATTCTCGACCTCGTGCGCTCGGCCCGTCCCGAGGGCGGTGATCCGGCGGTTGGCAAGAAGCTGCTGTGGGGGCCGGGCCCGCGTGCGAGCCAGGCGCTGACGCTGGCCGTGCGCGCCCGCGCGCTGATCGAAGGCCGGGTCGCTCCCTCCGTCGCCGACGTGAAGGCTTTGGCCGAGCCGGTGCTCAAGCACCGCATGGCGGTGACCTTCGCGGCACGCGCCGACGGCGAGACGGTGACCGGCCTGATCGGCCAGCTCGCCGCGAAGCTCTGA
- a CDS encoding F0F1 ATP synthase subunit epsilon has protein sequence MATFHFDFVGPERTLYSGEVEAVQLPGAEGEMTVLPGHAPVLTTLKVGVITVTETTGSGKRIYVQGGFADIGPKSVTVLAERAAPIEEVTPAMIDKEIEAAELVRDATQDYDKREALNAQIVQMQEAKNTLNR, from the coding sequence ATGGCCACCTTCCACTTCGATTTCGTCGGCCCCGAGCGGACGCTGTATTCCGGCGAAGTCGAGGCCGTGCAGCTTCCCGGCGCCGAGGGCGAAATGACCGTGCTGCCGGGCCACGCCCCGGTGCTGACCACCCTCAAGGTCGGCGTCATCACCGTCACGGAGACGACCGGCAGTGGCAAGCGCATCTACGTGCAGGGCGGCTTCGCCGATATCGGCCCGAAGAGCGTGACGGTGCTCGCCGAGCGCGCCGCGCCGATCGAGGAGGTCACCCCCGCCATGATCGACAAGGAGATCGAGGCGGCGGAACTGGTCCGCGACGCGACCCAGGATTACGACAAGCGCGAGGCGCTGAACGCCCAGATCGTTCAGATGCAGGAAGCCAAGAACACGCTGAACCGCTGA
- a CDS encoding DUF58 domain-containing protein, which translates to MASTRLVEAESRRPGGPEAGSALALAEVMPRLVLESRRVSGTLAHGLHGRRRAGPGESFWQFRPFVPGEAAARVDWRRSARDDRLYVREREWEAAHNIWIWIDRSASMGFASDLAQTSKIERALVLGLALADTFVEGGERVGLLGLTRSSAARGIVERLAQALVNDRSGLTQDLPPAATPGRFDEVVLISDFLTPLDRVRGAVQTISARGTHGHLVLVADPVEETFPFTGQAVLHDPEGGLSLDIGEASAWGEAYRTRIAAHRDGLSEIARQRGWTLTIHRTDRPASEAALRLLTLVAAARGLG; encoded by the coding sequence ATGGCCTCCACCCGGCTTGTCGAGGCCGAGAGCCGCCGCCCCGGCGGCCCCGAGGCCGGCAGCGCCCTGGCGCTCGCCGAGGTGATGCCGCGGCTCGTGCTCGAATCGCGGCGCGTCTCCGGCACCCTGGCGCACGGCCTGCACGGGCGCCGCCGCGCCGGGCCGGGCGAGAGCTTCTGGCAGTTCCGCCCCTTCGTGCCCGGCGAGGCGGCGGCGCGCGTCGATTGGCGCCGCTCCGCCCGCGACGACCGGCTCTACGTGCGCGAGCGCGAGTGGGAGGCCGCCCACAACATCTGGATCTGGATCGACCGCTCCGCCTCCATGGGCTTCGCCTCGGATCTCGCCCAGACATCGAAGATCGAGCGGGCGCTGGTGCTGGGGTTGGCGCTGGCCGACACCTTCGTCGAGGGCGGCGAGCGCGTCGGCCTGCTCGGGCTCACCCGTTCCAGCGCTGCGCGCGGCATCGTCGAGCGCCTCGCCCAGGCGCTCGTCAACGACCGCTCCGGCCTGACCCAGGATCTGCCGCCGGCCGCCACGCCCGGCCGGTTCGACGAAGTGGTCCTGATCAGCGATTTCCTCACGCCGCTGGATCGGGTGCGCGGCGCCGTGCAGACGATCTCGGCGCGCGGCACCCACGGCCACCTCGTGCTGGTGGCCGATCCGGTGGAGGAAACCTTCCCCTTCACGGGGCAAGCGGTGCTGCACGATCCCGAGGGCGGTCTCAGCCTCGATATCGGCGAGGCGTCGGCCTGGGGCGAGGCCTATCGCACCCGCATCGCGGCCCACCGCGACGGCCTGTCCGAGATCGCCCGGCAGCGGGGCTGGACGCTGACGATCCACCGGACCGACCGGCCCGCGAGCGAAGCGGCCCTGCGGCTGCTGACCCTCGTCGCCGCCGCGCGCGGCCTCGGCTGA
- a CDS encoding PaaI family thioesterase produces the protein MTDEERAAFPEGWEAFTDPGFIAHVGPVYHRTAEGTKAFAFQTDERHGNLVGIVHGGMLLTFADRALSIAVRDACDGARAVTIEMQSQFVGAAQIGDLIETVPEIVRKTSSLVFVRGTLTSGGRPLAAVTGIWKVLRDKPGDKS, from the coding sequence ATGACGGACGAGGAGCGCGCGGCCTTTCCCGAGGGGTGGGAGGCTTTCACCGATCCGGGCTTCATCGCCCATGTCGGGCCGGTCTATCACCGGACGGCCGAGGGCACGAAGGCGTTCGCCTTTCAAACCGACGAGCGGCACGGCAACCTCGTCGGCATCGTCCATGGCGGCATGCTGCTCACCTTCGCCGACCGGGCCCTCAGCATCGCGGTGCGCGACGCCTGCGACGGGGCGCGCGCCGTGACCATCGAGATGCAGAGCCAGTTCGTCGGCGCGGCGCAGATCGGCGACCTGATCGAGACGGTGCCGGAGATCGTGCGCAAGACCTCGTCCCTCGTCTTCGTGCGCGGTACTCTCACCAGCGGCGGTCGCCCGCTGGCGGCGGTGACGGGAATCTGGAAGGTTCTGCGGGACAAGCCCGGCGACAAGTCATGA
- a CDS encoding F0F1 ATP synthase subunit gamma, producing the protein MASLKDLRNRITSVKATQKITKAMQMVAAAKLRRAQNAAENGRPYAEKMAQVLGNLAGNLIGGVGAPRLLSGTGQDRVHLLVVCTGDRGLAGAFNSSIARLARDHANRLMAEGKTVKIMTIGKKGLDVLRRQFRDQIVASRDIRGNKPVDYPFAAEIADDILARFEAGEFDVATLFYSEFRSVISQIPTAQKLIPAELPQTDAAAKGPGSDAAMEFEPNEETILETLLPKNLTVQIFRALLENAASEQGARMSAMDSATRNAGEMIKKQTLIYNRTRQAMITKELIEIISGAEAL; encoded by the coding sequence ATGGCTAGCTTGAAGGATCTGCGGAACCGCATCACCTCGGTGAAGGCGACGCAGAAGATCACCAAGGCGATGCAGATGGTCGCCGCCGCAAAGCTGCGGCGCGCCCAGAATGCTGCCGAGAACGGGCGTCCCTACGCCGAGAAGATGGCCCAGGTGCTCGGCAACCTCGCCGGCAACCTGATCGGCGGCGTCGGCGCCCCGCGCCTGCTCTCCGGCACGGGCCAGGACCGGGTGCACCTGCTCGTCGTCTGCACCGGCGACCGCGGCTTGGCCGGCGCCTTCAACTCCTCGATCGCCCGTCTGGCCCGCGACCACGCCAACCGGCTGATGGCCGAGGGCAAGACCGTCAAGATCATGACGATCGGCAAGAAGGGCCTCGACGTCCTGCGCCGGCAGTTCCGCGACCAGATCGTCGCCTCGCGCGACATCCGCGGCAACAAGCCGGTCGATTACCCCTTCGCCGCCGAGATCGCCGACGACATCCTCGCCCGCTTCGAGGCTGGCGAGTTCGACGTCGCGACGTTGTTCTACTCGGAGTTCCGTTCGGTGATCTCGCAGATCCCGACGGCGCAGAAGCTCATCCCGGCCGAGCTGCCGCAGACCGACGCGGCGGCCAAGGGCCCCGGCTCCGACGCCGCAATGGAGTTCGAGCCGAACGAGGAGACGATCCTCGAGACGCTGCTCCCGAAGAACCTCACCGTCCAGATCTTCCGGGCGCTGCTCGAGAACGCCGCCTCCGAGCAGGGCGCACGCATGAGCGCCATGGATTCGGCGACCCGCAACGCGGGCGAGATGATCAAGAAGCAGACGCTGATCTACAACCGGACGCGTCAGGCCATGATCACCAAGGAACTCATCGAGATCATTTCGGGCGCGGAAGCGCTCTGA
- a CDS encoding CoA pyrophosphatase: MRLPEVAAGSAPAEDFGLDAFLARAETRLSPMPPGPGVPLSNPRGDHDLQPEGFALAPATPHRPAAVLVPVIDRPDGVTLLFTQRAAHLRDHSGQVAFPGGKVDPEDTSPVDTALREAWEEIGLESDAVRPLGYLDPYLSGTGFLVVPVVGLVAREAVLRPNPAEVAAVFEAPLAFLMDPARHLVRSAEWKGRTRYFYAIPFAEHLIWGVTAGIVHNLQEHLYP, from the coding sequence GTGAGGCTGCCCGAGGTAGCGGCCGGCTCCGCGCCTGCGGAGGATTTCGGTCTCGACGCCTTCCTCGCTCGGGCGGAAACCCGCCTGAGCCCCATGCCGCCGGGGCCGGGCGTGCCGTTGTCGAACCCGCGCGGCGACCACGACCTCCAGCCGGAGGGCTTCGCCCTCGCACCGGCCACGCCGCACCGGCCCGCCGCCGTGCTGGTGCCGGTGATCGACCGGCCGGACGGCGTCACGCTGCTGTTCACGCAGCGGGCGGCACATCTGCGCGATCATTCGGGGCAGGTCGCCTTCCCCGGCGGCAAGGTCGATCCGGAGGACACCTCGCCGGTCGACACGGCTTTGCGCGAGGCCTGGGAGGAGATCGGCCTGGAGAGCGACGCCGTGCGCCCGCTCGGCTATCTCGATCCCTATCTCTCCGGCACTGGCTTCCTCGTGGTGCCCGTGGTCGGCCTCGTGGCGCGCGAGGCCGTGCTGCGGCCGAACCCGGCGGAGGTGGCGGCCGTGTTCGAAGCGCCGCTCGCCTTCCTCATGGACCCGGCGCGGCATCTCGTCCGTTCGGCGGAATGGAAGGGCCGGACGCGCTACTTCTACGCCATCCCCTTCGCCGAGCACCTGATCTGGGGCGTCACGGCGGGGATCGTGCACAACCTCCAAGAACATCTCTATCCCTGA
- a CDS encoding DUF1285 domain-containing protein, with translation MTQSTPDDPALARLGAALGEIGQRGLPPVERWNPEHCGTIDIRIAADGTWFHDGSAIRRPKLVKLFASILRKEPDGSTVLVTPAERVRITVDDAAFAAVEMAVEGEGEGRRIAFRTNVDDLVPADAEHRLRFEDGAEGLKPYLHVRRDLWARVSRPLTYDLVAMGEEREIDGQRWFGLWAGGHFHHIAPAEAA, from the coding sequence ATGACCCAGAGCACACCCGACGATCCGGCTCTCGCCCGCCTCGGCGCCGCCCTCGGCGAAATCGGCCAACGCGGCCTCCCGCCGGTGGAACGCTGGAATCCGGAGCATTGCGGCACGATCGACATCCGCATCGCCGCCGACGGGACGTGGTTCCACGACGGCTCGGCGATCCGGCGCCCGAAGCTGGTCAAGCTCTTCGCCTCGATCCTGCGCAAGGAGCCCGACGGCTCGACCGTGCTCGTCACACCGGCCGAGCGGGTCCGCATCACCGTCGACGACGCGGCGTTCGCGGCCGTGGAGATGGCGGTGGAGGGCGAGGGCGAAGGCCGCCGCATCGCCTTCCGCACCAACGTGGACGACCTCGTGCCGGCCGATGCCGAGCATCGCCTGCGCTTCGAGGACGGGGCGGAGGGCCTCAAGCCCTATCTCCACGTGCGGCGCGATCTCTGGGCTCGGGTGAGCCGCCCCCTAACCTACGATCTCGTCGCGATGGGCGAGGAGCGCGAGATCGACGGGCAGCGGTGGTTCGGGCTCTGGGCCGGCGGCCATTTCCACCACATCGCCCCGGCAGAGGCGGCGTGA
- a CDS encoding DUF6111 family protein, whose translation MLRLVLQEILLFSLPFLAFAGWLLFARRSPLDHAEWKPHWTRLILAGLFIVIASLVTVGLTGQDMKDGYELPRLENGRLVPGHFR comes from the coding sequence ATGCTCCGCCTCGTCCTTCAGGAAATCCTCCTGTTCTCCCTGCCCTTCCTGGCCTTCGCGGGCTGGCTGCTGTTCGCCCGGCGCTCGCCGCTCGACCATGCCGAGTGGAAGCCGCACTGGACACGGCTGATCCTGGCCGGGCTGTTCATCGTCATCGCCTCCCTCGTCACGGTCGGGCTGACCGGACAGGACATGAAGGACGGCTACGAGCTGCCGCGCCTTGAGAACGGCCGTTTGGTGCCAGGCCATTTCCGGTGA
- a CDS encoding CCA tRNA nucleotidyltransferase, with product MIAGTLPPPLAADGPARLLARPGVQACLAALDAPDEETRLVGGCVRDALLGAIVADIDLATTLRPEAVMACARAAGIKAVPMGIEHGTVTLIVGGEPHEVTTLREDVETDGRHAVVRFGRDFVRDAERRDFTINALSLDAAGRLHDTTGGIADLAAGRVRFIGDAATRLREDALRLLRFFRFHARYGSGAPDAEGLAAAIAARDSLDRLSRERVRAEFLKLLLAPRAVVAVAILSETGLLPRILGGVGELGRLTRSVAAEPRLDATARFAALAVRTSEDADRLQASLRLSRAEHARLSAYAAALAPLHDRPGIEADAVPALVATHGAGPLRELLIALDGEPRPRVTQEARAVLDRMDAAGTRPVLPVTGADLVARGVAPGRAVGAGLRAARDLWLASGCPDDAEARERLIARALEAAAAR from the coding sequence GTGATCGCCGGCACGCTGCCCCCGCCGCTCGCCGCCGACGGCCCCGCCCGCCTCCTGGCGCGGCCGGGCGTGCAAGCCTGCCTCGCGGCCCTCGATGCACCGGACGAGGAAACGCGCCTCGTCGGCGGCTGCGTGCGCGACGCGCTGCTGGGCGCCATCGTCGCCGACATCGACCTTGCCACCACGCTCCGGCCCGAGGCCGTGATGGCCTGCGCCCGCGCCGCCGGGATCAAGGCGGTGCCGATGGGGATCGAACACGGTACGGTCACCCTCATCGTCGGCGGCGAGCCGCACGAGGTGACGACCCTGCGCGAGGACGTGGAGACCGACGGGCGCCACGCGGTGGTGCGCTTCGGCCGCGACTTCGTTCGCGATGCCGAGCGGCGCGACTTCACCATCAACGCACTCTCGCTCGATGCGGCGGGACGCCTGCACGACACGACCGGGGGGATCGCCGACCTCGCCGCCGGACGGGTGCGCTTCATCGGCGACGCCGCGACCCGCCTGCGCGAGGACGCCTTGCGGCTCCTGCGCTTCTTCCGCTTTCACGCCCGCTACGGCAGCGGTGCGCCGGATGCGGAAGGGCTCGCTGCCGCCATCGCGGCGCGCGACAGCCTCGACCGGCTCTCACGGGAGCGGGTGCGCGCCGAATTCCTGAAGCTGCTGCTGGCGCCCCGCGCCGTCGTGGCCGTGGCGATCTTGAGCGAGACCGGTCTGCTCCCCCGTATCCTCGGCGGCGTCGGCGAACTCGGCCGCCTCACCCGCAGCGTGGCGGCCGAGCCGCGCCTCGACGCCACAGCCCGCTTCGCCGCGCTCGCCGTGCGCACGAGCGAGGACGCGGACCGGCTCCAGGCAAGCCTTCGCCTGTCGCGGGCCGAGCATGCGCGCCTCTCCGCCTACGCCGCGGCCCTCGCGCCCCTGCACGACCGGCCGGGAATCGAGGCCGATGCGGTGCCGGCTCTCGTCGCCACCCACGGCGCCGGGCCCTTACGTGAACTGCTGATCGCCCTCGACGGCGAGCCGCGCCCGCGTGTGACGCAGGAGGCGCGCGCCGTGCTCGACCGGATGGACGCCGCCGGCACGCGCCCCGTCCTCCCGGTGACGGGCGCCGACCTCGTGGCACGCGGCGTAGCACCGGGCCGGGCGGTCGGCGCGGGGTTGCGGGCGGCCCGGGACCTCTGGCTCGCCAGCGGCTGCCCGGACGATGCCGAGGCACGCGAGCGATTGATCGCTCGGGCGCTGGAGGCGGCGGCCGCTCGGTAG
- the atpD gene encoding F0F1 ATP synthase subunit beta, which yields MANTASPLQTTGAKGKITQVIGPVVDVQFEDHLPEILNALETRNQGSRLVLEVAQQLGENTVRCIAMDTSEGLVRGQEVRDTGSPIKVPVGHNTLGRIMNVIGEPIDEAGPIQSDTLRAIHQSAPPYTDQSTESQILVTGIKVVDLLAPYAKGGKIGLFGGAGVGKTVLIMELINNIAKVHSGYSVFAGVGERTREGNDLYHEMIESNVNKNPKENGGSAEGSKCALVYGQMNESPGARSRVALTGLTIAEDFRDQGQDVLFFVDNIFRFTQAGSEVSALLGRIPSAVGYQPTLSTDMGALQERITTTTKGSITSVQAIYVPADDLTDPAPAASFAHLDATTTLSRSIAEKGIYPAVDPLDSTSRMLSPAILGEEHYEVARKVQQTLQRYKSLQDIIAILGMDELSEEDKLTVARARKIERFFSQPFSVAEIFTGSPGIQVPLEDTIKGFKGLVEGKYDDLPEAAFYMVGTIEDAQEKAKKLAAA from the coding sequence ATGGCGAACACCGCTTCCCCCCTGCAGACGACCGGCGCCAAGGGCAAGATCACCCAGGTCATCGGCCCCGTCGTGGACGTGCAGTTCGAAGACCACCTGCCGGAAATCCTGAACGCGCTCGAGACCCGGAACCAGGGCAGCCGCCTCGTTCTCGAAGTCGCTCAGCAGCTCGGTGAGAACACCGTCCGCTGCATCGCGATGGACACCTCCGAGGGTCTCGTCCGCGGCCAGGAAGTCCGCGACACCGGCTCGCCGATCAAGGTGCCGGTCGGCCACAACACCCTCGGCCGCATCATGAACGTCATCGGCGAGCCGATCGACGAGGCCGGCCCGATCCAGTCGGACACCCTGCGCGCCATCCACCAGTCCGCCCCGCCCTACACCGATCAGTCGACCGAGTCGCAGATCCTGGTGACCGGCATCAAGGTCGTGGACCTGCTCGCCCCCTACGCCAAGGGCGGCAAGATCGGCCTGTTCGGCGGCGCCGGCGTCGGCAAGACCGTGCTGATCATGGAGCTGATCAACAACATCGCCAAGGTGCACTCGGGCTACTCGGTCTTCGCCGGCGTCGGCGAGCGCACCCGTGAGGGCAACGATCTCTACCACGAGATGATCGAGTCCAACGTCAACAAGAACCCCAAGGAGAACGGCGGCTCGGCCGAGGGCTCCAAGTGCGCGCTGGTCTACGGCCAGATGAACGAGTCCCCCGGCGCCCGCTCGCGCGTCGCGCTCACCGGCCTCACCATCGCCGAGGACTTCCGCGACCAGGGCCAGGACGTGCTGTTCTTCGTGGACAACATCTTCCGCTTCACCCAGGCCGGTTCCGAGGTCTCGGCTCTGCTCGGCCGCATCCCCTCGGCGGTGGGCTATCAGCCGACGCTCTCCACCGACATGGGCGCGCTGCAGGAGCGCATCACCACCACGACCAAGGGCTCGATCACCTCGGTGCAGGCGATCTACGTGCCGGCCGACGACCTGACCGACCCGGCGCCTGCCGCCTCCTTCGCCCACTTGGACGCGACCACGACGCTGTCGCGCTCGATCGCCGAGAAGGGCATCTACCCGGCCGTCGATCCGCTCGACTCGACCTCGCGCATGCTGTCGCCCGCCATCCTCGGCGAAGAGCATTACGAAGTCGCCCGTAAGGTCCAGCAGACGCTGCAGCGCTACAAGTCGCTTCAGGACATCATCGCCATCCTCGGGATGGACGAGCTGTCGGAAGAGGACAAGCTGACGGTGGCCCGCGCCCGCAAGATCGAGCGCTTCTTCTCGCAGCCCTTCTCGGTGGCCGAGATCTTCACCGGCTCGCCGGGCATCCAGGTGCCGCTGGAAGACACCATCAAGGGCTTCAAGGGCCTCGTCGAAGGCAAGTACGACGATCTGCCCGAGGCGGCGTTCTACATGGTCGGCACGATCGAGGACGCCCAGGAAAAGGCCAAGAAACTCGCGGCCGCCTAA
- a CDS encoding DUF4159 domain-containing protein: protein MFGVPLTFAAPLALAALVALPALWILLRVTPPRPQRIHFPPLALMADLLPKRETPARTPPWLLMLRILAAACLILAVAGPVWNPGGIGAAAGREPLLLILDNGVVAAHDWRDRLRAATDEIEAAARDGRPVALVASAEPPAPFEAKAPAAALERLRAIQPRPHLGDRGTHLASIGTFLERVPRASIVWISDGVRGVGEADFAASLGEMAGRHGSAVTVLKAERSPALALEGSPVQPGEKLSAQVLRAEGNGRDAGLVRALDQKGLPLAESRFTLEPEARETRVSFDLPVELRNAIARLEIEGERSAGAVVLMDERGKRRRVGLVFGGTLDQAQPLLAPTYYLAKALNPFADVQQPRGGQGTAESIGQMLDNQVSVLALADVGALDERTLARVEQFVDEGGLLLRFAGPRLAAGNDPLVPVRLRRGGRSLGGTLSWDRPRTLAAFAPESPFAGLNPPADIGVRRQILAEPDGDLPGKTWAALQDGTPIVTASKRGQGLVVLFHVTADTTWSNLPLSGLFVDMLRRVVGLAGPSTKLGEGDGRGAKAALLAPRLTLDGFGALGSPPAGATAVPADFADRAGPEHPPGFYGTAEGGIAVNALAPGDRLQPLDLAGLKGARTGSLAGAETLDLRALLFTLALALLALDTLAGLWLGGFLRGFGRGSHGKAAPAALLLPALVGLALACSPLPVRAQEPPANRPSGIESALATRLAFIVTGDAATDTASRAGLSGLSQMLAARTALEPGEPAGLNPEKDELAFYPLIYWPIVAGRPQPSEAAIRKIDAFMRNGGTVIFDTRDAQTARPGGPPSPEAAYLRKMLATLEVPELEPVPADHVLTKAFYLVDSFPGRLSTGQTWVETIPPAGEGGERRPARAGDGVTPLIITGNDLAAAWAVGRNGEPLYPVTGGDQRQREMAFRGGINIVIYTLTGNYKADQVHVPALLERLGQ, encoded by the coding sequence TTGTTCGGAGTTCCGCTCACCTTCGCCGCCCCCCTCGCGCTGGCCGCCCTCGTTGCGCTGCCGGCCCTGTGGATCCTGCTGCGGGTCACGCCGCCGCGCCCCCAGCGCATCCACTTCCCGCCGCTGGCGCTGATGGCGGACCTGCTGCCCAAGCGCGAGACGCCGGCCCGCACACCGCCCTGGCTCCTGATGCTGCGGATTCTGGCCGCCGCCTGCCTCATCCTCGCGGTGGCCGGGCCGGTGTGGAATCCCGGCGGTATCGGCGCCGCTGCGGGGCGAGAACCCCTGCTCCTCATCCTCGACAACGGGGTCGTCGCCGCCCACGATTGGCGCGACCGCCTGCGCGCGGCGACCGACGAGATCGAGGCCGCCGCCCGTGACGGCCGCCCGGTGGCGCTGGTCGCCAGCGCCGAGCCCCCCGCGCCGTTCGAGGCGAAGGCCCCGGCCGCTGCCTTGGAGCGCTTGCGCGCGATCCAGCCGCGCCCGCATCTCGGTGACCGCGGGACGCATCTGGCCTCGATCGGCACCTTCCTGGAGCGGGTGCCCCGCGCCTCGATCGTCTGGATCAGCGACGGCGTGCGCGGCGTCGGCGAGGCCGATTTCGCGGCATCCCTCGGCGAGATGGCGGGCCGCCACGGCAGCGCCGTGACCGTGCTGAAGGCCGAGCGATCCCCGGCGCTGGCGCTCGAAGGCTCCCCCGTGCAGCCCGGCGAAAAGCTCTCGGCCCAGGTCCTGCGTGCGGAAGGCAACGGCCGCGATGCCGGGCTGGTGCGGGCACTCGACCAGAAGGGCCTGCCGCTCGCCGAGAGCCGCTTCACCCTGGAGCCGGAGGCGCGCGAAACCCGCGTCAGCTTCGACCTGCCGGTGGAGCTGCGCAACGCCATCGCCCGCCTCGAGATCGAGGGCGAGCGCTCGGCCGGCGCCGTGGTGCTGATGGACGAGCGCGGCAAGCGCCGCCGGGTCGGCCTCGTCTTCGGCGGCACGCTCGATCAGGCCCAGCCGCTGCTCGCGCCGACCTACTACCTCGCCAAGGCGTTGAACCCCTTTGCCGATGTGCAGCAGCCCCGCGGCGGCCAGGGCACGGCGGAATCCATCGGCCAGATGCTCGACAATCAGGTCTCGGTGCTGGCGCTCGCCGATGTCGGCGCGCTGGACGAGCGCACGCTCGCGCGGGTCGAGCAGTTCGTGGACGAGGGCGGGCTGTTGCTGCGCTTTGCCGGCCCCCGGCTCGCAGCCGGCAACGACCCGCTCGTGCCGGTGCGTCTGCGCCGGGGCGGTCGCTCGCTCGGCGGCACCCTCTCCTGGGACCGGCCGCGCACGCTCGCAGCGTTCGCCCCCGAGAGCCCCTTCGCCGGGCTGAACCCGCCCGCCGATATCGGCGTGCGCCGCCAGATCCTCGCCGAGCCCGACGGCGACCTGCCGGGCAAGACCTGGGCGGCGCTTCAGGACGGCACGCCGATCGTCACGGCGAGCAAGCGGGGGCAGGGGCTCGTGGTACTGTTTCACGTGACCGCCGACACGACGTGGTCGAACCTGCCGCTATCGGGCCTGTTCGTGGACATGCTGCGCCGGGTCGTCGGGCTCGCCGGCCCGTCCACCAAGCTCGGCGAGGGCGACGGGCGGGGGGCGAAGGCCGCGCTGCTGGCGCCGCGCCTGACCCTCGACGGTTTCGGTGCGCTGGGCTCGCCGCCGGCCGGCGCCACCGCGGTGCCGGCCGACTTCGCCGACCGCGCCGGCCCCGAACACCCGCCCGGCTTCTACGGCACGGCGGAGGGCGGCATCGCCGTCAACGCGCTGGCCCCCGGCGACCGGCTCCAACCCCTCGACCTCGCCGGCCTCAAGGGCGCCCGCACGGGGTCGCTTGCGGGCGCCGAGACGCTGGATCTGCGCGCGCTTCTGTTCACTCTCGCGCTGGCCCTGCTGGCCCTCGACACCCTGGCGGGCCTCTGGCTCGGCGGCTTTCTTCGCGGTTTCGGTCGCGGTTCACACGGGAAGGCGGCGCCGGCCGCCTTGCTTCTGCCGGCGCTGGTCGGCCTTGCGCTGGCCTGCTCCCCGCTCCCGGTGCGGGCGCAGGAACCACCCGCCAACCGGCCGTCCGGCATCGAGTCGGCGCTGGCCACCCGCCTCGCCTTCATCGTCACGGGCGACGCCGCGACCGATACCGCGAGCCGGGCGGGCCTGTCGGGTCTGAGCCAGATGCTCGCCGCCCGCACCGCCCTGGAGCCCGGCGAGCCCGCGGGCCTGAATCCGGAAAAGGACGAACTCGCCTTCTACCCGCTGATCTACTGGCCCATCGTCGCCGGCCGTCCGCAGCCGAGCGAGGCGGCGATCCGCAAGATCGACGCCTTCATGCGCAACGGCGGCACGGTGATCTTCGACACCCGCGATGCCCAGACCGCCCGCCCCGGCGGCCCGCCGAGCCCTGAGGCGGCGTATCTGCGCAAGATGCTCGCCACCCTCGAAGTGCCGGAGTTGGAGCCGGTGCCGGCCGACCACGTGCTCACCAAGGCGTTCTACCTCGTGGATTCCTTCCCCGGCCGGCTCAGTACCGGACAGACCTGGGTCGAGACGATTCCGCCCGCGGGCGAGGGCGGCGAGCGCCGTCCGGCCCGGGCCGGCGACGGCGTCACCCCGCTCATCATCACCGGCAACGACCTCGCCGCCGCCTGGGCGGTCGGCCGCAACGGCGAGCCGCTCTACCCCGTCACCGGCGGCGACCAGCGCCAGCGCGAGATGGCGTTCCGCGGTGGCATCAATATCGTGATCTACACCCTGACCGGGAACTACAAGGCCGATCAGGTCCATGTGCCGGCGTTGCTGGAGCGGTTGGGACAGTGA